A stretch of the Microcebus murinus isolate Inina chromosome 6, M.murinus_Inina_mat1.0, whole genome shotgun sequence genome encodes the following:
- the CFL2 gene encoding cofilin-2 isoform X2, translated as MKVRKSSTQEEIKKRKKAVLFCLSDDKRQIIVEEAKQILVGDIGDTVEDPYTSFVKLLPLNDCRYALYDATYETKESKKEDLVFIFWAPESAPLKSKMIYASSKDAIKKKFTGIKHEWQVNGLDDIKDRSTLGEKLGGNVVVSLEGKPL; from the exons ATGAAAGTAAGGAAATCTTCTACACAAGAGgagatcaaaaaaagaaagaaggcagttCTCTTCTGTTTAAGCGAtgacaaaagacaaataattGTAGAGGAAGCAAAGCAGATCTTGGTGGGTGACATTGGTGATACTGTAGAGGACCCCTACACATCTTTTGTGAAGTTGCTACCTCTGAATGATTGCCGATATGCTTTGTACGATGCCACATACGAAACAAAAGAGTCTAAGAAAGAAGACCTAGTATTTATATTCTG ggCTCCTGAAAGTGCGCCTTTAAAAAGCAAGATGATTTATGCTAGCTCTAAAGAtgccattaaaaagaaatttacag gtATTAAACATGAGTGGCAAGTAAATGGCTTGGATGATATTAAGGACCGTTCGACACTTGGAGAGAAATTGGGAGGCAATGTAGTAGTTTCACTTGAAGGAAAGCCATTATAA
- the CFL2 gene encoding cofilin-2 isoform X1, protein MASGVTVNDEVIKVFNDMKVRKSSTQEEIKKRKKAVLFCLSDDKRQIIVEEAKQILVGDIGDTVEDPYTSFVKLLPLNDCRYALYDATYETKESKKEDLVFIFWAPESAPLKSKMIYASSKDAIKKKFTGIKHEWQVNGLDDIKDRSTLGEKLGGNVVVSLEGKPL, encoded by the exons ATG gcTTCTGGAGTTACAGTGAATGATGAAGTCATCAAAGTTTTTAATGATATGAAAGTAAGGAAATCTTCTACACAAGAGgagatcaaaaaaagaaagaaggcagttCTCTTCTGTTTAAGCGAtgacaaaagacaaataattGTAGAGGAAGCAAAGCAGATCTTGGTGGGTGACATTGGTGATACTGTAGAGGACCCCTACACATCTTTTGTGAAGTTGCTACCTCTGAATGATTGCCGATATGCTTTGTACGATGCCACATACGAAACAAAAGAGTCTAAGAAAGAAGACCTAGTATTTATATTCTG ggCTCCTGAAAGTGCGCCTTTAAAAAGCAAGATGATTTATGCTAGCTCTAAAGAtgccattaaaaagaaatttacag gtATTAAACATGAGTGGCAAGTAAATGGCTTGGATGATATTAAGGACCGTTCGACACTTGGAGAGAAATTGGGAGGCAATGTAGTAGTTTCACTTGAAGGAAAGCCATTATAA